A segment of the Pseudomonadota bacterium genome:
TCAAGGAAAAAGAAGAAAATCGTTGGCACCACGCTTTTGAGCTCAAAAAAAACTCGATCACGTAAAATCAACAGGTTACAAGGCAAGATCGACCAAAAATGGCCGCCAACTGTAGAAGAAAAGGTAAAGGTAGAAGCTCACCGGAGATCCCTGCATTGTTTCCGCGCTCTTGCAGGGTTCGTCCGGGTGTTCTTCCCCCAGCATAATGATCGAGTCGCCGATCAGAAGCTCGGCGTGCATCACCCCTTTGCCGTCGGGACCCGGCAGGACGAACCGCTCGACGGCGCCAAAAGCCTGTTGATAGAATTCGATGGCCTTCCGTGCATCCCTGAACATGACCATCGGCGTAACACTCCGATATCCTTCCGGTATTGTTTGTGTCATTGCATGCCTCCTTCATGAAATTCCTTCCCTTTTGCGGCCGCATCAGGAGTCCACTGCTCATCCGATTTGGTCGCGAATCATCGTTTTTTCTGTTCAGCAAATGTGCAACCAGCGTCGCAAGCTGTAATCAGCAATAAATATGCCAATGGGCGAAGCTCAGCTTGAGCGCGCCAACGCTCTGAATTTATTCAGGAAATAATCGGGAAGGTTCGTATGTCGAGGTCGCGGGATCAGGGCGGTGCGTCACCGGTCCGGGAGAACAGGAACAAATCCGGCCTGACGGGACGTTATCGCCGATGAGAAAGGGACCGCCTGCCTGCGGGAGGAATTCCAGTTTGAATGGGTGCCCCTGGGCATTACATGCGGAAAAAAATTTTTAGACCTGACTGGATTTCCGGTTACTGCGGCAACCCATGTACACGGGCAGTATTACACGGCTAAAGGCCATAATTGAGCCATCGGATCAGGAAACGATCCAGATTATTGGCAAAGGTCTGCCGGTCTTTCCGGTTCAGGGCTGCGGGTCCGCCCGTGTCGATGCCGCTGCTTCGCAGGTCCTCCATAAAGTTCCGCATCGACAGCCGCTCCCTGATGGTTTCTTCCGTATAGAGTTCTCCCCGGGGATTATGGGCAAAAGCGCCTTTGGCAATCACATTGGCGGCAAGGGGGATGTCGGCGGTAATCACCAGGTCTCCTTTTTCACAGCGGCGGGCGATCTCGTCATCGGCAACATCAGGCCCGGCCGCGACCCGGATGGTCCTGATAAATTTCGAAGGCGGAGGACGGAGAATTGAATTGGCAACCAGGACCAGCGGAACCTTGACCCTTTCCGCCGCCCGATAAAGGATCTCCTTGATCGAGTTCGGGCACGCATCGCCATCAACCCAGATCTGCATCAACCGTCCTCGCTTATCAATTCTCGATTTTCATGACCCGGCTCACCTGACCACTTTCCATGGGGACCTTGACTATTCCTCCTCCTTACGCAATTTTCTGCCGACCTTGAATGCCTTGCCGATGAATTCCCCAATTCCGTGATATTTCTGGCTGCCGGGGCTGAAGACAAGGGGACGGATCTTTTCGATATCCTGCCCGCCATCACCGTCAGCCAGGCTTTCATCTATTTTGCAGTCCACTATCTCGCCGACAAACTGGGCGTGCAGGCC
Coding sequences within it:
- a CDS encoding YaiI/YqxD family protein, which gives rise to MQIWVDGDACPNSIKEILYRAAERVKVPLVLVANSILRPPPSKFIRTIRVAAGPDVADDEIARRCEKGDLVITADIPLAANVIAKGAFAHNPRGELYTEETIRERLSMRNFMEDLRSSGIDTGGPAALNRKDRQTFANNLDRFLIRWLNYGL